TGTGAACCACCTTGTCGGAGGAAATCTGCATGGATTGAACCTTTTGAATCGGGAAATGAGCCGCGCAGGGTAACAATGTGAGCAAGAAACGTCCAATCCAGCCGGTCTTTTCGGCTGTATTGGCCACCACTCGGGGCTGTTTGGCCCATTTATCCGCCAATCGACGACGTCGGAGCGCCTTTCGGTGGCGATCCGGGCGTTCTGGGCTACGTTTACAGGGAGCCCGAACGACAAGAAGAAAATCAATGAAAGCTGTCGTGGTCAACGAATTCGGTGGTCCGGAGGTCCTCAGCCTCGAAAAGCGCAACAAGCCTCGCTGCAAGAAAGATGAAATACAGGTCGAAGTGAAGGCTGTCGGGCTGAACCAGCTCGACCGCCGCATGCGCGAGGGTACAGCGGGCGATTCATTTGCCGCCGAGCCGCCCTTCGTCCCGGGCTGGGACTTTGCCGGGGTGGTCAGCAATGTCGGCAAGGATGTCAGCCGCTTCAAGAAGGGGCAGAAGGTGTTCGGCATGCGCCAGCCGAAGGATTTCAAGCTGGGCACCTATTCCGAGTTCATCACGGTCAGGGAATCGCAGGCGGCCCACAAGCCGGTAAACCTGTCCTTTGCCGCAGCCGCCTCCATTCCGACACCGGCACTGGCTGCCTGGCAGGCCGTGCGCGAGCGTTCCCACGCTGGCGGTGGCATGCGGGTACTGGTGCATGGCTGCACAGGTGGTGTCGGTGCCTTCGCGGTGCAGTTCGCACACCTTGCGGGGGCCTGGGTGATCGGCACGACGTCGGACGCGAATGCCGATGCGGCCCTGGACCTGGGTGCCGACGAGGTCATTGATTACCAGTCGCAGGAATTCGACCAGGTGCTGGCGGTCCGCTACCCGCAGGGCATAGATGTCGTGGTCGACACCATCGGCGGTCAGGTCCTGGCCCGCAGCCTGCCTTTGCTGAAGGCCTCTGGCCAGGCGGTGACACTGGCCGACCCGGGCGCCGCCGCGATGTCAGAGGAAGGCGCGCACCAGCCGGTCTATTTTCGAGTGGAGTCGGATGGCAGCCAGCTCGAGCGCGTGGCTGCGCTGTTCGACGAAAACCTGCTGACCACGACGATTGCAGCCACGTTCTCGCTGGAAGACGTCCGGCTGGCGCATGAAATGCTCGACTCGCAACCGGGGCGAGGCCGCATTG
This region of Gammaproteobacteria bacterium genomic DNA includes:
- a CDS encoding NADP-dependent oxidoreductase translates to MKAVVVNEFGGPEVLSLEKRNKPRCKKDEIQVEVKAVGLNQLDRRMREGTAGDSFAAEPPFVPGWDFAGVVSNVGKDVSRFKKGQKVFGMRQPKDFKLGTYSEFITVRESQAAHKPVNLSFAAAASIPTPALAAWQAVRERSHAGGGMRVLVHGCTGGVGAFAVQFAHLAGAWVIGTTSDANADAALDLGADEVIDYQSQEFDQVLAVRYPQGIDVVVDTIGGQVLARSLPLLKASGQAVTLADPGAAAMSEEGAHQPVYFRVESDGSQLERVAALFDENLLTTTIAATFSLEDVRLAHEMLDSQPGRGRIVLTLD